In Cryptococcus gattii WM276 chromosome A, complete sequence, one genomic interval encodes:
- a CDS encoding rRNA processing-related protein, putative (Similar to TIGR gene model, INSD accession AAW41647.1) has protein sequence MAPQPLKMGTPNQSKVDKTAPRSSSGLAKKAEKSKKRTVEQVEEASDEEFGDQGSGIDMSDDEEELDGDDEEEDGDEAFPEFDSELEDNDEEEVSDEEQDGQDTSDEGEIVEEDSGSESGYNTSDIERMYASDDDLSSEENKDLPVDEKLSRLIAKNTVKPDDSIGTDDKISRAKEGVGRLVPSKHVKGSFVREYDDYEAGYGSESSTEDNPNTVGNIPMEWYEDLPHIGYDVNGRKIFRPLQGDELDKFLANVEDPSAWTSAEDKLLQQNVQLSDKELDIIRRLERAENPDADFDPYQPTIEWFTGEGKERVMPLSAAPEPKRRFVPSKWEHKKIMKIVKAIREGRIIPNKPSAEKPRFYPIWSDADQHNPHVMYMPAPQLPPPKTAESYNPPEEYLPTEEEKAEWEATDKEDRKTDFLPEKYDALRKVPGYKNLVQEKFERCLDLYLAPRTRRVKLNIDPESLIPKLPAPKELKPFPIASTVQYRHPGDTRVRSVSTSPDGQWIASGSEDGVVRVWDLGNGREVWRWDLHAGPIQYVEWSPSREESLLVALVAGKIAVLSPLALVAPHIAAQTLTHSNTAFATSSATTKQGAGNEVKGTESVKWTRPSEKERERGVLVYVEVPGTPKQVTWHRKGDYFATVASDAANKSVLIHQLSRHGSQSPFRKTPGTIQRVAFHPSKPHFFAATQRYIRLYDLAAQKLIRTLQSGVKWISSMDVHPGGDNLIIGSYDKKLAWFDMDLSAKPYKTLRYHNRALRSVAYHPTLPLFASASDDGTVHIFHCTVYTDLMQNPLIVPLKILRGHKVIDGIGVLDLRWVPGKPWLVSSGADGEVRLWCS, from the exons ATGGCACCCCAACCACTCAAGATGGGCACCCCAAATCAGTCCAAGGTGGACAAAACTGCTCCAAGAAGCTCTTCCGGACTAGCAAAAAAAGCCGAAAAGTCAAAGAAGCGAACAGTAGAGCAGGTCGAAGAAGCGAGCGACGAAGAATTTGGGGACCAAGGGAGTGGAATTGATATGAGcgatgacgaggaagagCTCGATGGAGAcgacgaggaggaggatggagatgaagCTTTCCCGGAATTCGACAGCGAGCTTGAGGATAacgatgaagaagaagtcAGTGACGAGGAGCAAGATGGACAGGATACGTCTGACGAAGGAGAAATCGTGGAGGAGGACAGTGGCTCCGAGTCCGGCTACAACACGTCTGATATCGAGCGAATGTACGCTTCTGATGATGATCTGTCATCCGAAGAGAACAAAGACCTCCCTGTCGACGAGAAGCTCTCCCGACTTATCGCCAAGAACACTGTCAAGCCCGACGACTCTATCGGCACAGATGATAAAATCAGTCGTGCAAAAGAAGGTGTGGGGAGATTAGTGCCAAGCAAACACGTTAAGGGGTCATTTGTACGAGAGTATGATGACTATGAGGCTGGATATGGCAGTGAAAGCAGTACCGAGGAT AACCCCAACACTGTCGGTAACATTCCAATGGAATGGTACGAGGACCTTCCTCACATCGGTTACGATGTCAACGGTCGGAAAATCTTCCGACCTTTGCAAGGCGACGAACTCGACAAGTTCCTCGCCAATGTCGAGGACCCCTCCGCTTGGACTTCTGCCGAAGACAAACTTCTTCAACAAAACGTTCAGTTGTCAGACAAGGAGCTCGATATCATTAGGCGTCTGGAGAGGGCCGAGAACCCTGATGCCGATTTTGACCCCTATCAACCTACTATTGAATGGTTTACTGGCGAGGGCAAGGAGAGAGTCATGCCGCTTAGTGCGGCGCCTGAGCCCAAGAGAAGATTCGTGCCTTCCAAGTGGGAGCATAAAAAG ATTATGAAGATCGTCAAGGCTATCAGAGAGGGCAGAATCATCCCTAACAAACCTTCCGCTGAAAAACCTCGCTTTTATCCCATCTGGTCTGATGCCGATCAGCACAACCCTCACGTCATGTACATGCCCGCCCCTCAACTTCCCCCTCCTAAGACTGCAGAATCCTACAATCCACCTGAAGAATACCTTCCtacagaggaagagaaggcTGAATGGGAAGCAACGGATAAGGAAGACCGAAAGACCGACTTCTTGCCTGAGAAGTATGACGCGCTTAGAAAGGTTCCTGGCTACAAGAACCTGGTGCAAGAGAAGTTCGAGAGATGTCTTGATTTGTACCTCGCACCTCGAACTCGACgagtcaagctcaacatTGACCCCGAATCTCTTATTCCTAAACTTCCTGCTCCTAAGGAGCTTAAACCTTTCCCCATCGCTTCTACTGTCCAGTATCGCCATCCCGGAGACACTCGCGTGCGATCCGTTTCCACCAGCCCTGATGGTCAGTGGATTGCTTCTGGCTCGGAAGATGGCGTTGTGCGAGTTTGGGACCTGGGTAACGGTCGTGAGGTGTGGAGATGGGATTTGCATGCTGGTCCTATTCAATACGTTGAGTGGTCACCTTCCCGCGAGGAATCTTTGCTTGTGGCTCTTGTCGCTGGCAAGATCGCTGTGCTCTCTCCTCTTGCTCTCGTCGCTCCTCATATTGCCGCCCAGACTCTCACCCACTCCAATACTGCTTTCGCCACTAGTTCTGCGACGACAAAGCAAGGTGCCGGTAACGAAGTTAAGGGAACTGAGTCTGTCAAATGGACCAGGCCGAgtgagaaggagagagaaaggggTGTCTTAGTATACGTGGAAGTTCCTGGTACTCCTAAACAGGTTACCTGGCACAGAAAGGGGGACTATTTTGCCACTGTTGCATCCGACG CCGCCAACAAGTCCGTTCTTATTCACCAACTCTCCCGTCACGGCAGTCAATCCCCCTTCCGTAAAACTCCCGGCACAATCCAACGCGTTGCCTTCCATCCTTCTAAACCTCATTTCTTCGCAGCCACTCAACGTTACATCCGCCTCTACGACCTCGCTGCACAAAAACTCATTAGAACTTTACAGTCTGGTGTCAAATGGATATCATCGATGGATGTGCATCCCGGAGGTGACAATTTAATTATCGGTAGTTACGATAAGAAATTAGCTTGGTTCGACATGGATTTGAGCGCAAAGCCTTATAAAACCTTAAG ATACCACAACCGTGCTCTTCGATCCGTTGCTTATCACCCTACTCTCCCCCTCTTCGCCTCCGCCTCAGATGACGGCACAGTCCACATCTTCCATTGCACCGTTTACACCGACCTTATGCAAAACCCTCTCATCGTTCCTCTGAAGATCTTGAGGGGACATAAGGTAATCGATGGCATCGGAGTCTTGGATTTGAGATGGGTGCCTGGAAAACCGTGGTTGGTCAGCTCTGGTGCGGATGGAGAGGTTAGGCTTTGGTGTTCGTAG
- a CDS encoding Hypothetical protein (Similar to TIGR gene model, INSD accession AAW41645.1; CNB04620), which produces MSSNADKKIVIFTATGSQGNSVARYLSDAGYKIVALTRDTESKGAKALKAKGYEVAKADNTDPESYKPALQGAYGAFVNTDFWSIFPTKDYDAKLTQEEEFKQGTAALQACKDAGLKHVVYSTLDDGTGCVHWQSKAEVSKWAKNNDIPITNLVLTFYYENVVKMNACAGNGKEPNTFTLNLPLPDDSLIPGFPVAQTGLWVKTAFDDPKNWIGKDIYACTDVITVKEMAEQLSAVSGKTVKSNGLSVEVFKSEDFQDKIGKELWDNMDLFYRRFLKRDVPESIRLAPGAWNFAAWAKQNDQLKKVLGY; this is translated from the exons ATGTCCAGTAATGCAGACAAGAAGATCGTTATATTCACCGCCACCGGCAGCCAGGGTAATTCTGTAGCCCGATACCTTTCCGATGCGGGTTACAAGATTGTTGCTCTTACTAGGGATACAGAGAGTAAGGGCGCCAAAG CTCTCAAGGCTAAAGGCTATGAAGTTGCGAAAGCTGACAACACCGACCCCGAATCCTACAAGCCTGCGCTCCAAGGAGCTTATGGTGCTTTTGTCAACACCGATT TCTGGTCAATTTTTCCCACTAAGGACTACGACGCCAAACTCACccaggaggaagagttTAAACAAGGCACAGCCGCCCTGCAGGCTTGCAAGGACGCGGGATTGAAACACGTCGTCTACTCCACTTTGGATGATGGAACGGGATGTGTGCACTGGCAGTCCAAAGCAGAGG TCTCTAAATGGGCAAAGAACAACGACATCCCTATCACCAATCTCGTACTCACGTTCTATTACGAGAACGTCGTCAAAATGAACGCATGTGCCGGCAATGGCAAGGAGCCCAATACATTTACCCTAAACTTGCCTCTTCCAGACGATTCCTTAATCCCTGGGTTCCCCGTTGCTCAGACTGGATTGTGGGTCAAGACCGCGTTCGATGACCCTAAGAACTGGATCG GCAAAGACATCTACGCCTGCACTGATGTTATAACAGTCAAAGAGATGGCGGAGCAACTCTCTGCTGTCAGCGGGAAAACTGTTAAGTCCAACGGGTTGTCCGTGGAAGTTTTTAAGAGTGAGGACTTCCAAGACAAGATCGGCAAAGAGCTTTGGGACAACATGGACCTCTTCTATCGAAG GTTTCTCAAAAGAGATGTCCCGGAGAGTATTCGTCTGGCGCCTGGGGCTTGGAATTTTGCGGCTTGGGCAAAGCAGAATGACCAACTCAAGAAGGTTCTAGGCTATTGA
- a CDS encoding Hypothetical Protein (Similar to TIGR gene model, INSD accession AAW41728.1), producing MSGILQFISTIAPPPPAPLQRDYDGYQVCWKMFCFRPALFKFEAVAFALLGLYLGMYFVGKIINGGRAKAAVAPFQSFLSSQFTSIRPLLTSSPALHLVYATGRRNLLCLHTTIILYPLHDIPGLIYNFVKGVIEPTFDASEGLMFDATLGMGVDGLQDGVGVWAVVEKGFMRDLRQKRWDLTFAKLTEKPSFPITHALFQEHVDVTDIVLKTPNVGVTELLADPVTAGVLKYLLITDAPALRPAKGPLAPKSKSRHIILSVRKPSNKEQEEAVKAWLQVTLNLADLLARPGLLKPDVVRKLAKTRQQVDEELAAQHKKEQNEENPPAETAEDRRLAKKKAERAAMSEKELKKAEELDRKRELRKMQKKGVAK from the exons ATGTCGGGTATCCTCCAGTTCATCTCTACCATTGCCCCTCCCCCCCCTGCTCCTCTTCAGCGTGACTATGATGGCTACCAGGTCTGCTGGAAGATGTTCTGTTTCCGCCCGGCCTTATTCAAGTTCGAGGCTGTCGCTTTCGCCTTGTTGGGCTTGTACTTGGGAATGTACTTTGTTGGCAAGATCATCAATGGAGGCAGAGCCAAGGCTGC TGTGGCCCCATTCCAGTCATTCTTGTCCTCCCAATTCACCTCTATTCGTCCGCTCTTGACATCTTCTCCTGCTCTTCACCTCGTGTATGCTACCGGCCGACGAAATCTTTTGTGTCTCCACACGACTATCATCCTTTACCCTTTGCACGACATCCCCGGCTTGATCTACAACTTTGTCAAGGGTGTCATTGAGCCGACTTTCGACGCGTCTGAGGGCCTCATGTTTGATGCTACCCTTGGTATGGGCGTCGATGGTTTGCAGGATGGTGTCGGAGTCTGGGCTGTTGTTGAGAAGGGTTTTATGAGGGACCTCAGGCAGAAGAGGTGGGATTTG ACCTTTGCCAAGCTCACTGAGAAGCCTTCATTCCCCATTACCCATGCCCTTTTCCAGGAGCACGTGGATGTCACTGATATTGTGCTCAAGACTCCCAATGTTGGTGTCACTGAGCTCCTCGCTGACCCCGTCACTGCTGGCGTCCTCAAGTACCTCTTG ATTACTGATGCTCCCGCTCTTCGTCCTGCCAAGGGTCCTCTTGCccccaaatccaagtccCGCCACATTATCCTGTCTGTCCGCAAACCTTCCAACAAGGAGCAGGAGGAAGCCGTCAAGGCTTGGTTGCAGGTCACTCTTAACTTGGCCGACTTGCTTGCCAGGCCCGGATTACTTAAGCCTGAC GTTGTTCGTAAGCTTGCCAAGACCAGGCAGCAGGTCGATGAGGAGCTTGCTGCTCAGCACAAGAAGGAGCAAAACGAAGAGAACCCTCCTGCTGAGACTGCTGAAGACCGCCGATTggccaagaagaaggctgagCGAGCCGCCATGAGCGAGAAGGAGCTCAAGAAAGCCGAAGAGTTGGACAGGAAGAGGGAGTTGAGGAAGatgcagaagaagggtgTGGCGAAATAA
- a CDS encoding Subunit d of the stator stalk of mitochondrial F1F0 ATP synthase required for ATP synthesis, putative; Atp7p (Similar to TIGR gene model, INSD accession AAW41643.1), whose product MHFSFLSNPSFSKTHLSFPKMATKSAASVVDWSKIYTGLGLDKQTLTSLQSFRARHSAALNKNSALKATTPSIDLSHYKSVLKDQQAVQLAEKVLGDFKPVDYDVSKWNGVVEAFEGKAIAAAKETVSKISTEEASLQATLSNIKDARPFEDLTVDEVAKARPEIAKAVETMVKKGKWSVPGYREKFGDLSLM is encoded by the exons ATGCATTTCTCCTTTCTTTCTAACCCATCATTCTCTAAAACTCACCTCTCATTCCCCAAAATGGCCACCAAATCCGCTGCCTCCGTTGTC GACTGGTCCAAGATCTACACCGGTCTCGGTCTCGACAAGCAAACCCTCACTTCCCTCCAGTCTTTCCGTGCTCGACACTCTGCCGCCTTGAACAAGAACTCTGCTCTCAAGGCTACCACCCCCTCCATTGACTTGTCCCACTACAAGTCTGTCCTTAAGGACCAGCAGGCGGTTCAGTTGGCGGAGAAGGTCTTGGGCGACTTCAAGCCTGTCGACTACGATGTGAGCAAGTGGAACGGTGTCGTTGAGGCTTTCGAGGGCAAGGCT ATTGCTGCCGCCAAGGAGACCGTTTCCAAGATCTCCACTGAGGAGGCTTCCCTCCAGGCTACCCTTTCCAACATCAAGGACGCCCGACCATTCGAGGATCTTACCGTCGACGAGGTCGCCAAGGCTCGCCCCGAGATTGCCAAGGCTGTTGAAACTATGGTTAAGAAGGGCAAGTGGTCCGTTCCCGGGTACAGG GAGAAGTTTGGCGACCTTTCTCTTATGTAA
- a CDS encoding Poly(A) binding protein, putative (Similar to TIGR gene model, INSD accession AAW41730.1) — MRILNFGIHSSNSYITMSEPRGSSPRLNEDESNVDEELALMQARLAEMEAEKNALAASTSASANGTPVPPNVGGGETNETHEGDDNMEEDGESSEAVDMRSVFIGNVDYGATPEEIQGHFQACGTINRVTILCDKFTGHPKGYAYVEFAEPSIVQNALVLNESMFRGRMLQVKEKRTNVPGMNMTNRGRGRGRGRGGYRARGFGGYRGRGRGRGRGW; from the exons ATGCGTATTTTGAACTTTGGTATACATTCATCGAATTCATATATCACAATGTCCGAGCCTAGAGGATCATCTCCAAGGCTTAATGAGGATGAGTCTAATGTTGACGAG GAACTTGCCTTAATGCAGGCTCGTTTGGCGGAGATGGAGGCCGAGAAGAATGCGTTGGCTGCATCCACCTCAGCTTCCGCCAATGGCACGCCTGTACCTCCTAATGTTGGCGGAGGGGAGACAAACGAGACCCATGAAGGGGATGATAACatggaggaagatggagagtCATCAGAGGCGGTGGATATGCGGAGTGTCTTTATCGGCAAT GTTGACTATGGAGCAACGCCAGAGGAAATTCAGGGGCACTTCCAAGCGTGCGGAACAATCAACCGAGTGACAATCCTCTGCGACAAATTCACCGGACATCCAAAAGG CTACGCCTATGTCGAGTTTGCGGAGCCCTCAATTGTTCAAAACGCTTTAGTTCTCAACGAAAGCATGTTCAGGGGACGTATGCTCCAG GTTAAGGAAAAACGAACTAATGTGCCGGGCATGAACATGACCAACCGAGGTAGGGGACGAGGACGGGGACGCGGAGGCTATAGGGCAAGAGGCTTTGGCGGTTACAGAGGGCGTGGCAG GGGACGAGGTCGAGGATGGTAA
- a CDS encoding F-actin capping, putative (Similar to TIGR gene model, INSD accession AAW41731.1) → MVGLSVEDKCKLAARLVEQTPPGEINDVINDIRAIINDDQALMPHVLPALRSYNLSQLHVVEHPELSEVPAHTSLLSEAVILPGSESERYVDNIGKNSFAFDHLTFTVSDYQPYELPEEEEAFRAELAKSLEAYSKNHFPSGFYSVACSQFPLNPQPAAAPITEPEAVIPGGGAPTERAPEAQDPIPATAEGEASAEPPVEKMDTEEDADFTDVVNELVNSGDLEPSSTPAVGDVGIKEDITDPEHLEELDEAVEEEKEREEEEEREMGEGNAVEKTEPKVEEEDGHKLPQEEEEEIEKKVEGLKMDKKQEKIENPVYTLEVVGNRYNPSNFWTGRWRTRWVVDQTAGKVNGTIQVDVHYYEQGNVQLATKHTASFPYPTEPNGSQSIASQIVTTISKIETNYHLELNDVYSELGEKAFRALRRALPVTRQKMDWDKVTGYTLGADLSKARA, encoded by the exons ATGGTAGGCTTATCCGTGGAAGACAAGTGCAAGCTCGCAGCCCGTCTTGTTGAGCAAACTCCTCCAGGAGAAATTAA CGATGTCATTAATG ATATCAGGGCCATCATCAACGATGACCAGGCTCTCATGCCACATGTGCTTCCTGCTTTGAGGTCTTACAATCTCTCTCAGTTGCACGTCGTTGAACACCCTGAGCTTAGTGAGGTCCCTGCACACACA TCTCTCTTATCCGAAGCAGTAATTCTTCCGGGGTCGGAAAGCGAGAGATATGTGGACAACATTGGGAAGAATAGCTTTGCTTTTGATCACTTGACTTTC ACTGTCTCTGATTATCAGCCATATGAGCTGCccgaggaggaggaggctTTTCG CGCCGAGCTTGCCAAGTCTCTGGAGGCTTACTCAAAGAACCACTTCCCATCAGGTTTTTACTCTGTCGCGTGCTCCCAATTTCCTCTCAACCCTCAGCCAGCCGCTGCTCCCATTACCGAGCCTGAGGCTGTAATTCCAGGTGGGGGTGCTCCCACCGAAAGAGCGCCCGAGGCCCAGGATCCGATCCCTGCTACTGCTGAAGGCGAAGCATCTGCTGAACCCCCAGTTGAAAAGATGGACACAGAAGAGGACGCCGACTTCACAGATGTTGTGAATGAACTAGTAAACAGTGGTGATTTGGAACCTTCATCTACGCCTGCTGTGGGCGATGTAGGCATCAAGGAGGATATTACCGATCCTGAACATTTGGAAGAGCTTGATGAAGCtgtagaagaagaaaaggaaagggaggaagaggaagaaagggagaTGGGCGAAGGGAACGCTGTGGAGAAAACAGAGCCGaaggttgaagaggaagacggGCACAAGCTTCCtcaggaggaagaagaggagattgaaAAGAAGGTTGAAGGTCTGAAAATGGACAAGAAACAGGAAAAGATTGAAAACCCAGTGTACACACTTGAGGTAGTCGGTAACCGATATAACCCCAGCAATTTCTG GACTGGTAGATGGCGTACCCGCTGGGTTGTTGACCAAACAGCTGGAAAAGTCAATGGTACCATCCAAGTTGATGTTCACTACTACGAACAAGGCAACGTTCAGCTTGCTACCAAGCATACTGCTTCCTTCCCGTATCCTACTGAGCCTAACGGCTCTCAATCCATCGCTTCCCAGATAGTAACAACCATTAGCAAGATCGAGACCAACTACCATCTTGAACTTAACGATGTGTACAGCGAGCTCGGTGAAAAAGCTTTCCGAGC GTTACGCCGAGCATTGCCTGTCACGAGACAGAAGATGGATTGGGACAAGGTCACTGGATACACACTCGGTGCTGACCTTTCCAAGGCGCGAGCATAG